ATGattataagtttaaatttaaatcattttgaaatatttttaattgaaatgtttttttataaatattttttaaataaccattTATCAAATGAGATTtcctttaattattataaatgttaactttatatttttggtGATACCAAATGTTAAAAgaacataatatatataacaaatttaaatttttcacACTTAAacatttagaaaaattgattgtttaatttagtattaGGTTCAAACCGCCTCTTCATAATTTGCATATTTGTTTCTcccttttatttatcctttctCCCCCGTGGACTTGCAACATATTGAATCCATGTCGGTTGTTCAACATCTTTTTTAATCCAAATCTAATATTTAATGGACCAATAGGCTGAAGCCTTAATAGATAAAAACTAACAACcagttttattataaatataaacatagGGTTGCACAATCATTTAAATGTAAATGGATGGGAACAATCAAAATAAACTCCATTACTGTAGAATCAAAGCTAGCCTTTGAAGCCACGTCCTGAGATTAGTTGTAAACAAAGAACTTTAAAATCAAACAGTAACAGCTTCCATGAACTCGGCATCCTCCATCAGAGCCTCAAAGGTTTCAGGAAACAGGCAAGCTTCAATATCAATGCTTCCTTCGTCTGCTCCCGGAAAAAGGGTGGTCTTCCCATAAGGCTTGTTCCCACCTCCACTTCTAACCGCAATTGGTCTTCCCCAACCAAAATCAGTACCGTACACATTGAATCGTGGCGAACCGCTCATGCACAAAGAATTGttgattataaaatttataactgGAAAGGGCATCGGGTTTTTTATCCAGGATTCCAAGAAATTGGTGGCTTCTAATGCAGTATTGGCAGCGACCATCTTATTCATCTGCCAAGCCGCATGACCCAGACCGCGCTCCAGTAGCTCACCTGCTTTCATCGTTACGATTCCGGACTGAGCTGCAGCCCCAAAATATTGTTGGGGCAATGGTGGACGCATCCTTGGTCTCATACCTATTATAAATGCATACCAGCTCTCTTGATCCTCTGGGAAAGGCCTACTGCGAGTTACGGATCGCCAGAGAAGGGCCAACAGGGCTTGCAAAGAGGAAATTTGGTCGGTGCCCATTTCTGCATTAGCTCTTGCTTTCAGGACTGCAATTTTTTCCTTTGTGAAATGAAAAACCCTTTCTTGGACTGGTGGTGAAGGGGGAAAATTAGTAAAGGCTAGCATTAACTGAGGAATTGGTATGGGGTAATGGGCATCGTCAAGAAACCAGCGATCGAGAACAGGAGAAAGGGTTATTTCATTGGAACCCCGAGAGATTTCCGACCATGAATTGAAGAAATGCCAGAAGGAAGCGCCGTCTGCAATTGAGTGATTGATAGTACAGCCAATAAAGATGCCATCAACAAGCTCAGTCACTTGCACTCCCAGGAGTGGCTGGGAAACGCCTTCGGAGTTGCGAACCCCATTGAGTGGGAAAAAGGAGTGGACGATTCGAGGAACGTAGACAGACTCAAGTATGTCGGCCACGGTGACACTATCGGCAGCTGCATGGACAAACTGAGCTCCGGCGCCATTGCAGTTGATGAAGAAGTAAGTGGTATTGTCGTCGTTTACGGTGGTGCCAAGGCGGCCGGCAAGTGGATAGAACAGATCTAGAGTGCGAGAGAGGGAGGTTTTCAAGTGATCTATGACACTACTCTCTTGTGGTGGGGGCGTAGGCTTGAGAAAGAGAAGACCCTTTTGGATGGGACCGACGGGAAGAAACTGTAGCTCCCATGGAGTCAACTCAATTCTCGTGGTTGGCTCCTTTGTACTCACCGGTCCGACCAAAGTGGTAGAGATGATGCTGATTTCtgccattttttcttctttgcttcaAGCTTAATTCTCCATGACATGATTTTAGAGCTTTCAGGCCTTAACATCCATCTCCGCGTTCACCCATTTACCCAATCTTTTTCTGATTTCAGTGATTGTGGGCATGGAGCAACTGATGCTTTGTCTCACTACCTCCGGCGGCCACTAAAGTAATTCTCAAATTATTACCGGCACCTCGCATCTAAATGACCTAAGAACGTGTATGTTTACCTCGAAAATACCCATAAGGCACCTTGTTCCGTCATCATCGGGTCAAAGGTACAAGGGTCTGACAACTAccatataaaatatcaaagccATTAACTACCCAACAATATTTTGGAACGCAATTCATTACCTATACCAATCGAATCAATCAACTACCAAAAAAATGCTATCAAGTATCAACCATATCACCACACCATTAATGGCAATGGTTCACTGAATGACAATTAAAGCCACACAATTATTATGGTATCATCAACAATAATTTAGATAATAAGATATTTAGCCGACACACAACTAGATCACGTTGTTGGCTTTTGTACGCTGGAGTGATAGCGAACCATTTAAAACCACATCCTGCATCTCGTGGACGGTGGACCACGTTGTCCGCCTTGATATTCCAGCCAGTCACAAGAGGAGGgtgaaaaagtaagaaaaaaaacataattaagtGGGAAatagattttaagttaaaataaagaggaacaataaataaaatatatatatatatatatatatatatatatatatatatatgcccaaaatgaataaattatttttatatattattttaaatttatttaattaaatttttaactaatttaataatatttaatttgattttatatttttaataataaaactaaaatatatatatttttcatatcttattTTTTCCTTGATACTTTCGTgaaccatatatatatagcacaaaattataaattgatttattttgtattcttaACAAGAAAAAGTGTCTATTCTTATCtcaatcccaaaaataaaaacaagaaaaagaaaaaaaaagaaaagaataaaaggtccctttgtttatattttttaaacttctttctaaattaaaaaatagaaaaagaaaaccctttgtgttaaaattgattaaaaataaataaataaataaattacatatattattttaaaaaataatatgaatgataaatatacatgattttttttttctattttcaatatatttttcatatttaaatattatttatgttttatttgataaaatttgaaatttttgtaaatttagataagagatgaaagaaataaatattattgattttaaattttaataatatataacatCTAACACGGTTGAACCACTTATTCAACTCTTGAACCGTGATagaatttttgttataaatatttgactACCATTCCTGTACACCGATTTTAATGCTTTGGTTAAAAACATTGAAATGTAGTCAAGGGTGGAAAATGAGAATGGATGTCAAGGCTCCAAAAACCCAAACCCTTCGATTCTAAACATCGAAATCAAATGGTGACAGCATCCATGAACTCTGCATCTTCCATCATAACTTCCAAGGTCTCCGGCGATATGCAAGCTTCAATGTCAATACTTCCTTCTTCAGCCCCTTGAAAAACGGTGGTCTTCCCCATCACGTTTACTGCCACGTCCGCTTCTAACCGCAACTGGCCTTCCCCAACCATAATCAGTACCGTAGACGTTGAATCGCGGCGAACTGCTCGTCACGAGAACATCACCGATCATTGCCTTCAAAGGTATGACCAGCTTAGGGTTCTTCGCCCAAGATTCGAAGAAGTTGGTGGCTTCTACTTCAGTAAAGGTAGAAATCATCTTGTTCATCTGCCAAGCCGTATGACCCAGACCCAGCTCCAGTAGCTCACCTGCTTTCATTGTCACGTTCCCGCCCAGAACTGCAACCCCAAAATATTGTTGAGGCAATGGTGGATGCACCCTTGGCCTCATATCTATTGGGATTATATACTTAGTCTCTTGATCCTCTGGAAGGCGCCTGTTACGAATTACCGATACCCAAAGATGGGCCAACAGCGCTTGCAAAGAGGAAATTCGGTTGGTGCCCATTTCTGTATTAGCTTTTGCTTTCAACACTGCAATTTGTTCTTTTGTGAAATGGAAAACTCTTTCTTGGGTTGGTGATGAAGGGACCTTACCAAAGACTAGTGCTGACTGAGGAATTCGTATGGGGAAATGGGTACGAGGCACAAGCCAATGCTTGAAAACAGGAGATAGGAATATCTTGTCGGAACCCCGAGAGATTTCGGACCACGAATTGAAGAAATGCCAGAAGGAAGTTCCATCCGCGACCACATGATTCATGGTGCAACCAATAAAGATGCCGTCCACCAGCTCCGTCACTTGTACTGCAAGCAACGGCTCCGAAACGCCATGGTAGTTCTGAGTTTCATTAAGTGGAAAAAAGGAAGACACGATCCTAGGAACGTAGACAGAATTAAGGATATCCCCGACGGtcaaagttttgaaaactatatatatatatatatatatatatttaatgggagtttttttttaaataattaaattaaaaataaaattttgaaaatgaatcttTGGCATCAAAAGTtggaaaaactaagaaaatgataaaaataggAATGGCCTCGCAACAGGCGTGTACTTGAGAAAAgcatacaaataaataataacaataaaaaaaaaggccacAAACCCATACAAACCCATTTTCCCATCAAGCTAATCCACGTGGGGCCTTAGATGCAAGTGAATGAACTCCTTTTCCCGTGTGACTCACTAAATCTATTTGCAACAACCTTTGCCAATCTTCTGCCACCCACAATGGTCAACAGCAACGCAAATAATTGGATTATAAAGGATtcaaggcttttttttttcttttgcaccATCAAAGTCATATCTTCCCTCATGAGGATCATCTGCACCTCCAACTGATAGCGGTTCATACACTCTTAAAGATGATACAAATGTCTGCCACAAAGGTCCCCCAACAACCTTAAAGTCTATTTCCGTGAGGCTTGGGAAAATCTGGTCAAACTTATTCAAACACTTTAAAACCTCCATTCTAATGCTCCAATCATCAGGATTTTCAGACTGCGCCGGGGGCCCTAAGATGGTAGAGAACTGATCCATCCATGTTCTAAGCATTAGTATCATCAAAATTACTGGTTTCTGTCTCATATACACCAGCCATCACACCCAACAAGGAAGTGCAAgcataaactattaaaaatgcttttgtgaGCAAAGGTTCGTCATAAATCTGAGGAAACGAAACAATTGTATGTGAGCATGGGAACAAAACAGGCGCTAGTTTTGGCACTACTGTGTCATCCAAATCCCCAAAAAGGAGTGTCAAGCATCTCAGAGCTCCATGCATCCGGACATTCTCCAGATGATCTTCTTCCCAAGCTGCCCACAATTCTTTATGTCTCAGGTTCTTCTTATTTCCCGGGCAAAGCTTGTTCTCCAGAATCCTTCTCGGCTCAAGCAAGTCTCATCTCTGGATGTCTTCGGCTGGTTTACTTCTTCAGCCAAAACAACCTCTACAAAACATCTCTCAAAACCCAATACGTCCCTTTTGACCCTGATAGATCTCTGTGGGAGTGTGCAGCCAGACTTGGATATGCCTTTTCACAGCCATTGCATTGAGCAAGGCTTAGAAACAAATAGCGGCCACTACAAAGAAGAATCCATAGAAAATAGAACATAAAAGAAAACGAGTAAAGGTGATTCTCAAAGGCTTCACTTCATGAGTCATCAGTGAGCCCTCTGGGAACATCCTTTTCCagtggccttcattatccaccccGAACAAGTTAATGAACGTTCAAATATCAACAAGGGACATGGAAAAGTGATAAACAGTCAAGAACAAATAATAAACCCGTAGCATTCGTACCCGAGAAAATCCTTTTCCAGCAAGACCAGCCTATCTCCAAGTTTTCCTCCCGAGATGCTCACCTTCCTCCAAAGTCCTCTCAAGCTCCAGACAACTCCTAccctcagtttttttttttaaaaaagttctcTGCTACCCCCCACCACGATGATCCTCCTCTCCTTCTTTAAGCCTTTTCTTCCAGAAAAACCTCTGCCCCTCCGACTTTCTTCTTGCTCCTCAAATATCTCCCAACACCCCTGTTTATGTCTTCCTCAGCAAGCCATCACCAACCCTACTATTCCTCCATGAGCCAGCATGGCCCCTGCCATGCCCATGTAGCCGGTTTCCGGGAGAAAAGGGCCCTCttatttcaaaaaagaaatgcaaagaagaaaaaaaaaaaacctctctcCCGAGGCCCCACAAAAGGGGTCTACGCTAATATTTAACACGGTTAagatccaaataaaaataacaatccCACCATGATATAGAATAAGTACATACCAAAAAATGAGAGTAATAAACAATGTTACATACATAATTTagatttcattctttttataatcaaatatgtttttataatttaatcattttttcaatattacaTGTATATAGggatcttcaaatatttttctttcaaataataaaattagtatataaaaactaaaattaatatacatatttatttctgacaattatttaattttcatttaatgaCTATTTCAACTAAATTGtctaatgatgatgaagatttagttttattattttaaatttatgattttttatcaatcaagatgatgatattaattaataaataatattaacaaatatcaaatatattatctaataatattttattacatagataaattaaaatttattatggtAATGTTagaaatgttgattttaatatttaaaaattatttttatatttctcatattttatattaaataatatataatataattaaaataataatataaatattaggtTTTGACTGCTTTtcataaattcaattaataCCAAAAGatagtatttgttttttaattgaataaaaaatgttaaaatatttaatttttatatttagataaaaataatattttaatatcaattaaaataaatttattattaataagtttaatttaattatattgattgaaataaataattatattatttttaatcaa
Above is a genomic segment from Vitis riparia cultivar Riparia Gloire de Montpellier isolate 1030 chromosome 7, EGFV_Vit.rip_1.0, whole genome shotgun sequence containing:
- the LOC117917467 gene encoding protein ENHANCED PSEUDOMONAS SUSCEPTIBILITY 1-like, producing the protein MAEISIISTTLVGPVSTKEPTTRIELTPWELQFLPVGPIQKGLLFLKPTPPPQESSVIDHLKTSLSRTLDLFYPLAGRLGTTVNDDNTTYFFINCNGAGAQFVHAAADSVTVADILESVYVPRIVHSFFPLNGVRNSEGVSQPLLGVQVTELVDGIFIGCTINHSIADGASFWHFFNSWSEISRGSNEITLSPVLDRWFLDDAHYPIPIPQLMLAFTNFPPSPPVQERVFHFTKEKIAVLKARANAEMGTDQISSLQALLALLWRSVTRSRPFPEDQESWYAFIIGMRPRMRPPLPQQYFGAAAQSGIVTMKAGELLERGLGHAAWQMNKMVAANTALEATNFLESWIKNPMPFPVINFIINNSLCMSGSPRFNVYGTDFGWGRPIAVRSGGGNKPYGKTTLFPGADEGSIDIEACLFPETFEALMEDAEFMEAVTV